One genomic segment of Brevibacillus laterosporus LMG 15441 includes these proteins:
- a CDS encoding accessory Sec system S-layer assembly protein codes for MFSFLKNILSGDEKDTSTLPKSKEQSVLPVTNTDKQASDKKNDKAKKTTKQKSTDVTTRVTALSLHPLWENELDNMQKYSMSFMANQLEPLEEGNIAISGFNMVPHEDGVEIAAFVRNASDQPVALGKMTLLILFEGDKLFTRQEFDLSELGEIPAFHARPWNFVFTREHFITTNVLLQNWKLAFELAQNKMVLPKNLELEESWVKSLTDDQKKYFIELAKSLPELKEGEVNVQSVQAKQNDEGVIRAILLIRNGSTQNLSFEQLPLALYDATGDKVAEGVFQLKDFVVNAQTSKPWMFIFPKESILKENVDLSQWKVQLAQN; via the coding sequence ATGTTTTCCTTTTTGAAAAATATATTGTCAGGTGATGAAAAAGACACCTCTACTTTGCCGAAAAGTAAGGAACAGTCTGTGTTGCCTGTTACAAACACGGATAAACAAGCTTCGGATAAGAAGAATGACAAAGCCAAGAAGACTACGAAACAAAAATCAACTGATGTCACTACACGCGTGACAGCGCTATCCCTACACCCGTTATGGGAAAATGAGCTAGATAATATGCAGAAATATTCGATGTCCTTTATGGCTAACCAATTGGAGCCTTTGGAAGAGGGCAATATTGCTATCTCTGGATTTAATATGGTGCCTCATGAGGACGGCGTTGAAATAGCGGCTTTTGTACGAAATGCAAGCGATCAGCCTGTTGCGTTGGGGAAAATGACCTTGCTTATCCTGTTTGAGGGCGATAAGCTATTTACCCGACAAGAATTTGATCTAAGCGAGCTTGGAGAAATTCCGGCGTTCCATGCTCGACCGTGGAATTTTGTATTTACAAGAGAACACTTTATCACGACAAATGTTCTGCTGCAAAACTGGAAACTTGCCTTTGAATTGGCTCAAAATAAAATGGTACTGCCGAAAAATTTGGAGCTGGAAGAATCTTGGGTAAAATCGTTAACTGACGATCAAAAGAAATACTTTATCGAGCTGGCAAAAAGTCTTCCTGAGCTAAAAGAAGGGGAAGTAAATGTTCAGAGCGTTCAAGCGAAGCAAAACGATGAAGGCGTAATTCGAGCGATTCTCTTAATTCGGAATGGATCGACTCAAAATCTTTCTTTTGAACAACTGCCACTGGCTCTTTATGATGCCACAGGTGATAAGGTAGCAGAGGGTGTATTCCAGCTAAAGGATTTTGTTGTAAATGCCCAAACAAGCAAGCCTTGGATGTTTATTTTTCCAAAAGAGAGCATCCTAAAGGAAAATGTTGATTTATCCCAGTGGAAAGTGCAGCTTGCTCAAAATTAA
- a CDS encoding NAD-dependent epimerase/dehydratase family protein, translated as MDKALVFGATGSIGTELVLELLRNGIHTVAFARSTTKLTKLQAEWELETKKRDYSPALSLYTGDAYSLEDLLQAAKGVDVIFHCVSVPYPEWKTGHPALMNNVLTAAKHHGAKVVVIDNIYAYGRAKTPLVNEQHSKEPHTTKGKIRLQIEQLVWKANESGTPCMLVHLPDFYGPHATNTVLHVTLESLAKGKPSIFIGDPTVKREYIYTPDAAKAIIRLAKRPNTYGTTWNIPGSGTISAKQIREMARLYNGRKNFMVPIGRKVMTVLGWFQPFMREMVEMMYVTESTIQLDGSKYEHELGRIVHTPYEQGIMECLKRLS; from the coding sequence ATGGACAAAGCATTGGTATTTGGAGCTACAGGTAGCATTGGAACAGAATTAGTTTTAGAATTACTTCGCAACGGGATTCATACGGTAGCTTTTGCACGCTCTACTACAAAGCTGACGAAATTACAAGCCGAATGGGAATTGGAAACGAAGAAACGAGACTATTCCCCAGCTTTGTCCTTATACACAGGAGATGCCTATAGCCTAGAAGATTTGCTACAAGCCGCTAAGGGTGTGGATGTGATTTTTCATTGTGTCAGTGTTCCATATCCGGAATGGAAAACAGGCCATCCAGCATTGATGAACAATGTTTTAACTGCTGCCAAGCATCATGGAGCCAAAGTGGTTGTGATCGACAACATCTATGCATACGGTAGAGCCAAAACACCGTTAGTAAATGAACAGCACTCTAAAGAACCACATACGACAAAGGGGAAGATTCGGTTACAGATAGAACAGCTTGTGTGGAAAGCGAACGAGTCGGGTACCCCATGTATGCTTGTTCATTTACCTGACTTTTATGGTCCACACGCAACGAATACAGTTTTACATGTCACGCTAGAGTCTTTGGCTAAAGGGAAGCCCAGTATCTTTATTGGCGATCCTACTGTTAAACGTGAATACATCTATACACCAGATGCAGCCAAAGCGATTATTCGATTGGCTAAACGTCCGAATACGTATGGAACGACTTGGAATATTCCAGGTTCGGGGACGATTTCAGCAAAACAAATCAGGGAGATGGCGCGTCTATATAATGGAAGAAAAAATTTCATGGTCCCAATTGGCCGGAAAGTAATGACAGTGCTTGGCTGGTTCCAGCCCTTTATGAGGGAAATGGTGGAGATGATGTATGTCACAGAATCTACCATTCAGTTAGACGGCAGTAAATATGAACACGAGCTAGGGCGTATTGTACATACCCCTTATGAACAGGGTATAATGGAATGCCTGAAACGATTGAGTTAA
- a CDS encoding TetR/AcrR family transcriptional regulator has product MAARRAVTKELSREQIVKVARELFATQGYRAVSMRSIAQKLGYSHGSLYYHFKEKAELFNAIVQEDYRTLQEQMKKSIEQTDTASRPQHKLESLMETFIHFGLSHPHHYEMMFCSNEPETLEYARPEQDSCYETFASLVREEAGDALQRIGNTFTIPWVIFLSLHGFVVHYIQTKQTYEDVEALVKVHVRFLANQLTGEHEA; this is encoded by the coding sequence ATGGCGGCAAGAAGGGCGGTAACCAAGGAACTGAGCCGTGAACAGATTGTAAAAGTAGCTCGCGAACTATTTGCAACACAAGGCTATCGAGCGGTTTCCATGCGAAGTATTGCACAAAAACTAGGCTATAGTCACGGATCACTATATTATCATTTCAAAGAAAAGGCTGAGCTATTTAACGCTATTGTGCAAGAGGATTATCGTACATTGCAGGAACAAATGAAAAAATCAATCGAACAGACGGATACTGCGAGCCGGCCCCAGCATAAATTAGAGTCGCTAATGGAGACCTTTATCCATTTTGGCCTTAGCCATCCGCATCATTATGAAATGATGTTTTGTTCGAATGAGCCGGAGACATTGGAGTACGCTCGACCAGAGCAGGACAGTTGTTATGAAACGTTTGCAAGCCTTGTCAGGGAAGAGGCGGGAGATGCGCTACAAAGGATTGGAAATACGTTCACAATACCATGGGTCATATTCCTTTCTTTACATGGGTTTGTCGTCCATTACATTCAAACGAAGCAAACGTACGAAGATGTGGAAGCACTTGTTAAGGTGCATGTGAGATTTCTGGCTAACCAATTGACTGGCGAGCACGAGGCTTGA
- a CDS encoding MATE family efflux transporter: MNQTYNLSQKSKHFLLILLPIMVTQVALFAMSFFDTIMSGHAGANDLAGVAIATSIWAPVFTGLNGILLAVTPIIAQMIGAQKKEKVPYIVFQGIYLGVAIALSVIVIGIFAIPAILGGMRLEPEVHRVAQNFLLALAFGIIPLFVYTVLRCFIDALGETRVTMFISLISLPINVVLNYLLIFGKFGLPRLGGVGAGVATTITYWIILVITYFVILRVGNFREYGLFSKLHKLSFKTWGEILKLGLPIGFSIFFETSIFAAVTLLMSRFDTITIAAHQVAMNFASFLYMIPMSIAMALTIVVGHEVGAKRMKDARQYSFLGIGIAVALGLLFSVALVIFNKEVASLYTNDIEVFELAQHFLLYAIFFQLSDAIAAPIQGALRGYKDVNITFIVALISYWVIGLPLGFLLVQITDLGAFGYWIGLIVGLAVGAIFLMWRLLHLQRKTARMVNEGNTE; this comes from the coding sequence ATGAATCAAACTTACAACTTATCTCAAAAATCGAAACATTTTTTACTCATTTTGTTGCCAATCATGGTTACACAGGTGGCTCTTTTTGCAATGTCCTTTTTTGATACGATTATGTCTGGACATGCCGGGGCGAATGATTTAGCGGGCGTAGCAATTGCGACTAGTATATGGGCGCCTGTTTTTACCGGATTAAACGGAATTCTGTTAGCGGTCACTCCAATCATCGCTCAAATGATTGGGGCGCAGAAGAAAGAAAAGGTTCCTTATATTGTTTTTCAAGGAATCTATCTAGGTGTGGCAATCGCGCTCTCTGTCATTGTGATTGGTATATTTGCCATTCCTGCCATCCTGGGCGGCATGAGGCTGGAACCAGAGGTGCACCGGGTTGCTCAGAACTTTTTATTGGCACTTGCTTTTGGTATCATTCCGCTTTTTGTCTACACCGTTTTGCGCTGCTTCATCGATGCTTTGGGTGAGACTAGAGTCACTATGTTTATCTCCCTCATCTCTTTACCGATTAATGTTGTATTAAATTACTTATTAATCTTCGGTAAATTCGGCTTGCCACGATTAGGTGGGGTTGGTGCAGGGGTAGCGACGACTATTACCTATTGGATTATTTTGGTGATTACTTATTTTGTTATTTTACGCGTAGGGAATTTTCGGGAGTACGGATTGTTTAGTAAGCTTCATAAGCTCTCCTTTAAGACATGGGGAGAAATTTTAAAATTAGGCTTGCCGATTGGATTCTCCATTTTCTTTGAGACCAGTATTTTTGCGGCTGTTACTCTGCTGATGAGTCGATTCGATACCATTACGATTGCTGCCCATCAGGTGGCAATGAATTTTGCTTCCTTCCTATATATGATACCGATGAGTATCGCCATGGCATTAACGATTGTGGTTGGTCATGAGGTAGGGGCAAAACGAATGAAGGATGCACGTCAGTACAGTTTTTTAGGAATCGGCATTGCCGTAGCATTGGGGTTATTATTTTCAGTAGCTTTGGTTATCTTCAACAAAGAAGTGGCTTCCCTTTACACGAATGACATTGAAGTATTTGAGCTGGCTCAGCATTTCTTATTATATGCCATCTTTTTTCAGTTGTCTGATGCGATTGCCGCCCCTATTCAAGGAGCGCTGCGCGGTTATAAGGACGTAAACATTACTTTTATTGTTGCTTTGATTTCATATTGGGTGATTGGTTTACCACTCGGATTTTTGTTGGTACAAATTACCGATTTAGGTGCATTCGGCTATTGGATTGGTTTAATTGTAGGTCTTGCCGTTGGGGCTATTTTCCTAATGTGGCGATTGTTGCATTTGCAGAGGAAAACCGCGAGAATGGTCAATGAGGGTAATACGGAGTAA